A section of the Harmonia axyridis chromosome 2, icHarAxyr1.1, whole genome shotgun sequence genome encodes:
- the LOC123672188 gene encoding jerky protein homolog-like, whose protein sequence is MPPKCLTLFEKANILDEHKKGLSVTALSVKYGVAKSTICSIKKKAEKIKDSVNKTLKPSKKRTLRRPENPKMERKLYKWFLNQRKHNVPVTGDMIKHMASKLHEEFKETNNFNASDGWLQRFKIRHGIRFLKITGEKLSSQPELVDPFKQKLKNLIQEHHLSNHQIYNADETGLFWKLLPDKTFVALSEKAAPGLKMAKQRITLLGCVNANGSHKLTPLLIGKAAKPRCFKNFKNPFIYKHSKNAWMTIDILKTWFFHHFIPEVRSFLRGQKLPQKAILILDNAPCHPPAEELRSSDGIIFTVYMPPNVTPLIQPMDQNILRLTKLHYRRSLLSQIVSQKENITDALKRLTLKDCVAHLQVAWIKLDAEMISKCWKNLFDRTEDFTDEDNIPLSMLQEMLNREKVVVKDTISLLMELQPHDYNEKEIERWNCDELDMNDENIPENSDDEDNDVDIVRPKVPHFEAVKSISTVIYWAEENFMEIQDIITLKRLQEKAVLENLKSKQIQTKITQYFKC, encoded by the exons ATGCCTCCGAAGTGTTTAACTCTATTTGAGAAAGCGAATATATTAGACGAACACAAAAAAGGTCTAAGTGTAACTGCTTTGTCTGTGAAATATGGCGTAGCAAAATCAACGATTTGTTCCATAAAGAAGAAGGCTGAAAAAATAAAGGACTCTGTCAATAAAACCTTGAAACCTAGCAAGAAGCGAACGTTGAGAAGACCGGAAAATCCAAAAATGGaaagaaaattatacaaatgGTTCCTAAATCAGAGGAAACATAATGTTCCTGTCACAGGAGATATGATTAAACACATGGCATCAAAATTACATGAAGAATTTAAAGaaaccaataatttcaatgcCAGTGATGGTTGGCTACAGCGATTTAAAATTCGACATGGCATtagatttttaaaaattactGGCGAAAAGCTATCATCGCAGCCAGAATTAGTCGATCCTTTCAAGCAGAAGCTGAAGAATTTAATTCAAGAACATCACCTAAGTAACCATCAAATATACAATGCAGATGAAACAGGCCTTTTTTGGAAACTTCTCCCTGACAAAACATTTGTTGCCCTTTCTGAAAAAGCAGCTCCTGGATTGAAGATGGCTAAGCAACGTATTACTTTATTGGGGTGCGTGAATGCTAATGGTTCGCATAAGTTGACGCCTTTATTAATAGGTAAAGCAGCGAAGCCAAgatgttttaaaaattttaaaaatccgTTCATCTACAAGCACTCAAAAAATGCTTGGATGACGATAGACATCTTGAAGACAtggttttttcatcattttattccAGAG GTCAGATCCTTTCTGCGAGGTCAAAAACTGCCTCAAAAAGCAATTCTCATTTTGGATAATGCTCCTTGTCATCCGCCGGCCGAGGAATTACGAAGTTCAGATGGAATAATTTTCACTGTTTATATGCCGCCCAACGTGACTCCTTTGATCCAACCCATGGATCAGAATATCCTACGTTTAACAAAACTACATTACAGAAGGAGCTTATTGAGTCAAATTGTGAGTCAAAAGGAAAACATAACCGATGCTCTGAAACGACTTACTTTAAAAGATTGTGTGGCTCATTTACAAGTTGCATGGATCAAATTGGATGCAGAGATGATTTCAAAGTGTTGGAAAAATTTGTTTGATCGCACTGAAGATTTCACTGATGAGGATAATATACCTTTGAGTATGTTACAAGAAATGCTCAATAGAGAAAAAGTTGTTGTGAAAGATACAATATCACTCTTAATGGAACTTCAACCG catgattataatgaaaaagaaattgaacGGTGGAATTGCGATGAGCTAGAtatgaatgatgaaaatattccagaaaaCAGCGACGATGAAGATAACGATGTCGATATTGTAAGGCCCAAAGTTCCACATTTCGAAGCAGTGAAATCAATTTCCACTGTTATTTATtgggctgaagaaaattttatggaaatacAAGACATAATAACTTTGAAACGCCTGCAAGAAAAAGCTGTACTGGAAAATTTGAAGAGTAAAcaaattcaaaccaaaattacacaatatttcaagtgttaa
- the LOC123672743 gene encoding active breakpoint cluster region-related protein isoform X1, whose protein sequence is MSVFGDFQQVWLQRFPESPLPGAWEEDVRANLLKHKQKVLLLREELEKEQFYVEYLERLLNDVEQHKKQIEGGRKADIRNDVIETDLSKENSKDDDENPPEIDHESLSANMCINELSKTRPVSCIDEGKKTATDDSTFVTVIEVNGLKNAELNQEKIPPKIPEKPDSQIKKTLLEHSSSRSDSLESSSDVHTGDEPFYDIVAGEDESNLQQSDTSSTENVFSTSSTLPLTAKHESVIQEPQSPGTSNYVNIEYFIKCTKGNDNDPSSSEDEEEIAPLRPNTADNGSYASSSSLESSTPSTRRKFSQEGDVKVEAERMTMYRCILLNIIDSETNYVEWLGIAIKYMKAIQSTLGTSQPIVTETELRTIFYKIPELYALHVNFLEALQRHTQKWDSKIGESFKTMANNLTVYGAFLSNYGRAIDTVRKCSASNSQFNEITKNITCKQLSGQPVSLEDLLHKPVARVQKNALVLHDMLKYVHQKHPDYKTLTDALQITQRFLDQFNMIQTKSMFPSADRAQRRLVKNSFIVEFADNHRKLRHLFLFNDVIACAKYKSSGRTEKYTFELKWFIPVEEIMILEESTANLHEVPASNIVSLKSQASNVRDQLRQEEKSTEDRRIRLGRGSEKFRKRLVELESQLVLVSPNLVFRIKHRQNGRTYLFFLSSDFERTQWIEAILTLQRTGIPPSPTTNNASMFELQTWITACRTFLKTNMGSYLLRSGQDESLLVGDLHVFIYDLNGLEYTSDLYILIEVDFYGHFFQKAKTKLIYNTSSPVWNENFIIDLEGCENLRILVYRENSPTDTLFGKHTQKLSRQWLLAQGHDLIEKKLLINGCTLRIGLKFIPCEVSLRRVPAGKVGNLFGEKILQICKRQKRDIPFIVTACIREVERRGMMEVGVYRVSGSASDLAKLKKSFETNSYEAEQLLKEVDIHSVTGVLKLFLRELPEALFTDQLYPTLLESFNQSNGNLMKRTELLNECFEKLPQQNKATITCILEHLIRVHKHENENKMSLHNLATVFGPTLLRPSIKGDASKHKDMPAATVDVMAQAGILYCYLQGMNNMMNKC, encoded by the exons atgagTGTTTTCGGTGATTTTCAACAAGTGTGGTTACAAAGATTTCCAGAGAGTCCTCTACCCGGAGCATGGGAGGAAGATGTCCGAGCCAATCTTctaaaacataaacaaaaagTTTTATTACTCAGggaagaattagagaaagagcAATTTTATGTAGAATATTTAGAAAGACTACTTAATGATGTTGAGCAACATAAGAAACAGATCGAAGGTGGAAGAAAGGCAgatattcgtaatgatgtcATCGAGACTGATTTATCTAAG GAAAATTCCAAAGATGACGATGAAAATCCGCCAGAAATTGATCATGAGTCGTTGTCAGCGAATATGTGCATCAACGAACTGTCCAAGACACGTCCAGTAAGCTGCATAGATGAGGGCAAAAAAACCGCAACAGATGATAGTACTTTTGTGACAGTGATTGAAGTGAACGGTTTGAAAAACGCAGAATTAAACCAAGAGAAAATACCTCCCAA AATTCCAGAGAAACCTGATTCCCAAATCAAGAAGACACTCCTTGAACATTCCTCTAGTAGGAGCGATTCTCTTGAATCTTCCTCTGATGTGCATACAGGAGATGAGCCATTCTATGATATAGTAGCAGGAGAGGATGAATCAAATTTACAACAGA GTGATACCTCAAGTACCGAAAATGTATTCAGTACCTCTTCAACTTTACCTTTGACTGCTAAACATGAATCAGTTATTCAGGAACCACAATCACCTGGGACATCGAATTATGTCAATATTGAGTATTTTATAAA ATGTACCAAAGGAAACGATAATGATCCAAGTAGTAGTGAAGATGAAGAAGAAATCGCTCCATTACGTCCAAATACTGCAGACAACGGTTCATATGCAAGTTCTAGTTCTTTAGAATCATCGACGCCATCGACACGAAGAAAATTCAGCCAG gaagGGGATGTTAAAGTTGAAGCTGAAAGAATGACTATGTATCGttgtattttattgaatataattgatAGTGAAACTAATTACGTAGAATGGCTGGGCATAGCTATCAAG TACATGAAAGCAATCCAATCAACTCTGGGAACATCTCAACCTATAGTTACCGAAACTGAACTGAGaacaatattttataaaatCCCTGAGCTTTATGCCTTACATGTTAACTTTTTGGAAGCTTTACAAAGACATACACAAAAATGGGATAGTAAGATTGGAGAGAGCTTCAAGACTATG GCTAATAATTTAACTGTTTATGGGGCATTTTTGAGCAATTATGGACGTGCAATAGACACTGTAAGAAAATGCAGTGCCAGCAATTctcaatttaatgaaattacAAAGAACATAACTTGTAAACAGTTGTCTGGTCAGCCGGTGTCTCTGGAAGACTTATTGCATAAACCTGTAGCTCGGGTGCAAAAGAATGCACTCGTTTTACATGATATGTTGAAATATGTTCACCAGAAACATCCAGATTATAAAACTCTGACTGATGCTTTGCAAATAACCCAGAGGTTTTTGGATCAGTTCAATATGATACAAACCAAATCAATGTTCCCT tcggCTGATAGAGCTCAAAGAAGGCTAGTCAAAAACTCATTTATAGTTGAATTTGCTGATAATCATAGGAAATTACGgcatttgtttttattcaatgatGTTATAGCTTGTGCTAAATACAAG tcATCTGGACGGACTGAGAAGTATACCTTCGAATTAAAATGGTTCATTCCTGTAGAAGAGATTATGATTTTAGAAGAATCTACTGCTAACCTCCATGAAGTACCTGCTTCAAATATTGTATCTTTGAAGTCTCAAGCTTCAAATGTAAGGGATCAGTTAAGGCAGGAGGAGAAATCGACTGAAGACAga AGGATTCGATTAGGCAGAGGTTCTGAAAAGTTCAGAAAGCGGCTAGTGGAGCTAGAAAGTCAATTAGTATTAGTATCGCCCAACTTGGTGTTCAGGATAAAGCACAGACAAAATGGCAGGACCTATCTTTTCTTTTTATCTTCTGACTTCGAAAGGACGCAGTGGATCGAAGCTATTCTGACCTTGCAGAGAACCGGCATTCCACCATCACCAACAACTAACAACGCCAGTATGTTCGAGCTACAGACATGGATCACTGCATGTAGAACATTTTTGAAGACCAATATGGGATCATACCTTTTGAGGAGTGGTCAAGATGAGAGTCTCTTGGTGGGGGATTTGCACGTTTTTATTTATGACCTTAACGGTTTGGAATATACCAGCG ATTTATACATCTTGATCGAGGTAGATTTTTATGGCCACTTTTTCCAAAAAGCAAAAACGAAGTTGATATACAACACAAGCTCACCAGTTTGGAATGAGAATTTCATAATCGATCTTGAAGGCTGCGAGAATTTACGTATATTGGTTTATCGTGAAAACAGTCCTACAGATACTTTGTTTGGAAAGCACACTCAAAAATTGAGCAGACAGTGGCTTTTGGCCCAAGGTCacgatttaattgaaaaaaaattgcttataAATGGATGTACTTTGAGGATTGGATTGAAATTCATTCCATGCGAAGTTAGTCTCAGAAGAGTACCTGCAGGAAAGGTTGGGAATttgtttggagaaaaaatcctacaaatatgcAA GAGACAGAAACGAGACATACCTTTCATCGTAACCGCTTGCATCAGAGAGGTAGAAAGAAGAGGAATGATGGAAGTAGGTGTCTATCGAGTGTCTGGGTCAGCTTCGGATTtggcaaaattgaaaaaatcgttTGAAACCA attcgtACGAAGCGGAACAACTCTTGAAAGAGGTGGACATACATTCTGTTACTGGGGTGCTTAAATTGTTTTTGAGAGAGTTACCAGAAGCCCTATTCACTGATCAGTTGTATCCCACTCTTTTAGAATCATTCAATCAGAGTAATGGAAATCTCATGAAAAGGACAGAATTATTGAATGAGTGCTTTGAAAAACTACCCCAACAAAATAAAGCCACCATCACCTGTATTTTGGAACATTTGATAAG AGTGCATAAACATGAAAATGAGAATAAAATGTCCCTTCATAATTTGGCTACTGTATTTGGACCTACTTTGTTGCGACCTAGCATCAAAGGCGATGCTTCCAAACATAAAGATATGCCTGCTGCTACGGTCGATGTAATGGCCCAAGCGGGCATTCTCTATTGTTACCTTCAGGGAATGAATAATATGATGAACAAATGCTGA
- the LOC123672743 gene encoding active breakpoint cluster region-related protein isoform X2: protein MCINELSKTRPVSCIDEGKKTATDDSTFVTVIEVNGLKNAELNQEKIPPKIPEKPDSQIKKTLLEHSSSRSDSLESSSDVHTGDEPFYDIVAGEDESNLQQSDTSSTENVFSTSSTLPLTAKHESVIQEPQSPGTSNYVNIEYFIKCTKGNDNDPSSSEDEEEIAPLRPNTADNGSYASSSSLESSTPSTRRKFSQEGDVKVEAERMTMYRCILLNIIDSETNYVEWLGIAIKYMKAIQSTLGTSQPIVTETELRTIFYKIPELYALHVNFLEALQRHTQKWDSKIGESFKTMANNLTVYGAFLSNYGRAIDTVRKCSASNSQFNEITKNITCKQLSGQPVSLEDLLHKPVARVQKNALVLHDMLKYVHQKHPDYKTLTDALQITQRFLDQFNMIQTKSMFPSADRAQRRLVKNSFIVEFADNHRKLRHLFLFNDVIACAKYKSSGRTEKYTFELKWFIPVEEIMILEESTANLHEVPASNIVSLKSQASNVRDQLRQEEKSTEDRRIRLGRGSEKFRKRLVELESQLVLVSPNLVFRIKHRQNGRTYLFFLSSDFERTQWIEAILTLQRTGIPPSPTTNNASMFELQTWITACRTFLKTNMGSYLLRSGQDESLLVGDLHVFIYDLNGLEYTSDLYILIEVDFYGHFFQKAKTKLIYNTSSPVWNENFIIDLEGCENLRILVYRENSPTDTLFGKHTQKLSRQWLLAQGHDLIEKKLLINGCTLRIGLKFIPCEVSLRRVPAGKVGNLFGEKILQICKRQKRDIPFIVTACIREVERRGMMEVGVYRVSGSASDLAKLKKSFETNSYEAEQLLKEVDIHSVTGVLKLFLRELPEALFTDQLYPTLLESFNQSNGNLMKRTELLNECFEKLPQQNKATITCILEHLIRVHKHENENKMSLHNLATVFGPTLLRPSIKGDASKHKDMPAATVDVMAQAGILYCYLQGMNNMMNKC, encoded by the exons ATGTGCATCAACGAACTGTCCAAGACACGTCCAGTAAGCTGCATAGATGAGGGCAAAAAAACCGCAACAGATGATAGTACTTTTGTGACAGTGATTGAAGTGAACGGTTTGAAAAACGCAGAATTAAACCAAGAGAAAATACCTCCCAA AATTCCAGAGAAACCTGATTCCCAAATCAAGAAGACACTCCTTGAACATTCCTCTAGTAGGAGCGATTCTCTTGAATCTTCCTCTGATGTGCATACAGGAGATGAGCCATTCTATGATATAGTAGCAGGAGAGGATGAATCAAATTTACAACAGA GTGATACCTCAAGTACCGAAAATGTATTCAGTACCTCTTCAACTTTACCTTTGACTGCTAAACATGAATCAGTTATTCAGGAACCACAATCACCTGGGACATCGAATTATGTCAATATTGAGTATTTTATAAA ATGTACCAAAGGAAACGATAATGATCCAAGTAGTAGTGAAGATGAAGAAGAAATCGCTCCATTACGTCCAAATACTGCAGACAACGGTTCATATGCAAGTTCTAGTTCTTTAGAATCATCGACGCCATCGACACGAAGAAAATTCAGCCAG gaagGGGATGTTAAAGTTGAAGCTGAAAGAATGACTATGTATCGttgtattttattgaatataattgatAGTGAAACTAATTACGTAGAATGGCTGGGCATAGCTATCAAG TACATGAAAGCAATCCAATCAACTCTGGGAACATCTCAACCTATAGTTACCGAAACTGAACTGAGaacaatattttataaaatCCCTGAGCTTTATGCCTTACATGTTAACTTTTTGGAAGCTTTACAAAGACATACACAAAAATGGGATAGTAAGATTGGAGAGAGCTTCAAGACTATG GCTAATAATTTAACTGTTTATGGGGCATTTTTGAGCAATTATGGACGTGCAATAGACACTGTAAGAAAATGCAGTGCCAGCAATTctcaatttaatgaaattacAAAGAACATAACTTGTAAACAGTTGTCTGGTCAGCCGGTGTCTCTGGAAGACTTATTGCATAAACCTGTAGCTCGGGTGCAAAAGAATGCACTCGTTTTACATGATATGTTGAAATATGTTCACCAGAAACATCCAGATTATAAAACTCTGACTGATGCTTTGCAAATAACCCAGAGGTTTTTGGATCAGTTCAATATGATACAAACCAAATCAATGTTCCCT tcggCTGATAGAGCTCAAAGAAGGCTAGTCAAAAACTCATTTATAGTTGAATTTGCTGATAATCATAGGAAATTACGgcatttgtttttattcaatgatGTTATAGCTTGTGCTAAATACAAG tcATCTGGACGGACTGAGAAGTATACCTTCGAATTAAAATGGTTCATTCCTGTAGAAGAGATTATGATTTTAGAAGAATCTACTGCTAACCTCCATGAAGTACCTGCTTCAAATATTGTATCTTTGAAGTCTCAAGCTTCAAATGTAAGGGATCAGTTAAGGCAGGAGGAGAAATCGACTGAAGACAga AGGATTCGATTAGGCAGAGGTTCTGAAAAGTTCAGAAAGCGGCTAGTGGAGCTAGAAAGTCAATTAGTATTAGTATCGCCCAACTTGGTGTTCAGGATAAAGCACAGACAAAATGGCAGGACCTATCTTTTCTTTTTATCTTCTGACTTCGAAAGGACGCAGTGGATCGAAGCTATTCTGACCTTGCAGAGAACCGGCATTCCACCATCACCAACAACTAACAACGCCAGTATGTTCGAGCTACAGACATGGATCACTGCATGTAGAACATTTTTGAAGACCAATATGGGATCATACCTTTTGAGGAGTGGTCAAGATGAGAGTCTCTTGGTGGGGGATTTGCACGTTTTTATTTATGACCTTAACGGTTTGGAATATACCAGCG ATTTATACATCTTGATCGAGGTAGATTTTTATGGCCACTTTTTCCAAAAAGCAAAAACGAAGTTGATATACAACACAAGCTCACCAGTTTGGAATGAGAATTTCATAATCGATCTTGAAGGCTGCGAGAATTTACGTATATTGGTTTATCGTGAAAACAGTCCTACAGATACTTTGTTTGGAAAGCACACTCAAAAATTGAGCAGACAGTGGCTTTTGGCCCAAGGTCacgatttaattgaaaaaaaattgcttataAATGGATGTACTTTGAGGATTGGATTGAAATTCATTCCATGCGAAGTTAGTCTCAGAAGAGTACCTGCAGGAAAGGTTGGGAATttgtttggagaaaaaatcctacaaatatgcAA GAGACAGAAACGAGACATACCTTTCATCGTAACCGCTTGCATCAGAGAGGTAGAAAGAAGAGGAATGATGGAAGTAGGTGTCTATCGAGTGTCTGGGTCAGCTTCGGATTtggcaaaattgaaaaaatcgttTGAAACCA attcgtACGAAGCGGAACAACTCTTGAAAGAGGTGGACATACATTCTGTTACTGGGGTGCTTAAATTGTTTTTGAGAGAGTTACCAGAAGCCCTATTCACTGATCAGTTGTATCCCACTCTTTTAGAATCATTCAATCAGAGTAATGGAAATCTCATGAAAAGGACAGAATTATTGAATGAGTGCTTTGAAAAACTACCCCAACAAAATAAAGCCACCATCACCTGTATTTTGGAACATTTGATAAG AGTGCATAAACATGAAAATGAGAATAAAATGTCCCTTCATAATTTGGCTACTGTATTTGGACCTACTTTGTTGCGACCTAGCATCAAAGGCGATGCTTCCAAACATAAAGATATGCCTGCTGCTACGGTCGATGTAATGGCCCAAGCGGGCATTCTCTATTGTTACCTTCAGGGAATGAATAATATGATGAACAAATGCTGA